A single region of the Leptolyngbya subtilissima AS-A7 genome encodes:
- the rpsJ gene encoding 30S ribosomal protein S10 → MATIQQQKIRIRLKAFDRRLLDTSCEKIVDTANRTNATAIGPIPLPTKRRIYCVLRSPHVDKDSREHFESRTHRRIIDIYQPSSKTIDALMKLDLPAGVDIEVKL, encoded by the coding sequence ATGGCTACTATTCAGCAACAAAAAATTCGAATTCGCCTCAAAGCCTTTGACCGCAGACTGCTTGACACCTCCTGCGAAAAGATTGTAGATACTGCTAATCGCACCAACGCCACAGCTATTGGCCCTATCCCCTTGCCGACTAAACGACGTATCTATTGCGTCCTGCGTTCTCCCCACGTGGATAAAGACTCTCGGGAGCATTTCGAAAGCCGTACCCACCGCAGAATTATTGATATCTACCAGCCTTCTTCTAAAACCATCGATGCTTTGATGAAGCTGGACCTCCCTGCCGGGGTTGATATCGAAGTTAAGCTCTAA
- the tuf gene encoding elongation factor Tu translates to MAREKFQRNKPHVNIGTIGHVDHGKTTLTAAITMTLAAAGGAKARKYDEIDAAPEEKARGITINTAHVEYETETRHYAHVDCPGHADYVKNMITGAAQMDGAILVCSAADGPMPQTREHILLAKQVGVPSIVVFLNKQDQVDDEELLELVELEVRELLSSYDFPGDDIPITSGSALLAVEALTATPKISRGENEWVDKILALMDSVDDYIPTPERDIDKPFLMAVEDVFSITGRGTVATGRIERGKVKVGETVELVGIRDTRSTTVTGVEMFKKSLEEGMAGDNAGLLLRGLQKEDIERGMVLAKPGSITPHTQFESEVYILKKEEGGRHTPFFPGYKPQFYVRTTDVTGSIIAFTSDDGSAAEMVMPGDRIKMTVELINPIAIEQGMRFAIREGGRTVGAGVVSKILK, encoded by the coding sequence ATGGCACGCGAAAAGTTTCAACGCAATAAACCCCACGTCAACATCGGCACTATCGGTCACGTTGACCATGGCAAAACCACTCTGACGGCCGCCATCACCATGACACTGGCGGCAGCCGGTGGCGCTAAAGCTCGCAAATATGACGAGATCGATGCGGCACCCGAAGAAAAGGCTCGTGGTATCACCATCAATACGGCCCACGTGGAGTACGAGACTGAGACTCGCCACTACGCCCACGTGGACTGCCCTGGGCACGCTGACTACGTGAAAAACATGATCACTGGCGCAGCTCAGATGGATGGTGCCATCCTAGTGTGCTCCGCTGCTGACGGCCCTATGCCCCAAACCCGGGAGCACATTCTGCTAGCCAAGCAGGTAGGTGTACCTAGCATTGTGGTCTTCCTGAACAAGCAAGATCAGGTTGATGACGAAGAGCTGCTGGAGCTGGTTGAGCTAGAGGTGCGCGAACTACTCAGCTCCTACGATTTCCCCGGTGATGATATTCCCATCACTTCTGGTTCTGCCCTGCTGGCTGTGGAAGCCCTAACGGCTACTCCCAAAATTAGCCGCGGTGAAAACGAGTGGGTCGACAAAATCCTAGCGCTGATGGACAGCGTTGATGATTACATTCCCACCCCTGAGCGCGATATCGACAAGCCTTTCCTAATGGCTGTTGAGGACGTGTTCTCGATCACGGGTCGGGGTACCGTAGCCACCGGGCGAATTGAGCGCGGCAAGGTCAAGGTTGGCGAAACCGTTGAGTTGGTCGGTATTCGCGACACCCGTAGCACCACTGTTACTGGGGTTGAGATGTTCAAGAAGAGCCTTGAGGAAGGCATGGCCGGTGACAATGCTGGGCTCCTACTAAGAGGTCTTCAAAAAGAGGACATCGAGCGCGGCATGGTGTTGGCTAAGCCCGGCAGCATCACCCCTCACACCCAGTTTGAGTCTGAGGTTTACATTCTCAAGAAGGAAGAGGGCGGTCGTCACACTCCCTTCTTCCCCGGCTACAAGCCTCAGTTCTACGTGCGTACGACCGACGTAACCGGTAGCATTATCGCCTTTACCTCTGACGATGGCAGCGCTGCTGAAATGGTTATGCCCGGTGATCGCATCAAGATGACTGTCGAACTCATCAACCCCATCGCTATTGAGCAGGGCATGCGCTTTGCAATCCGCGAAGGCGGCCGCACTGTAGGCGCTGGTGTGGTTTCTAAAATCCTGAAGTAG
- the fusA gene encoding elongation factor G, with product MVRTTPLERVRNIGIAAHIDAGKTTTTERILFYSGMVHKIGEVHEGTAVTDWMEQERERGITITAAAITTSWRDHQINIIDTPGHVDFTIEVERSMRVLDGVIAVFDSVGGVQPQSETVWRQANRYSVPRIAFVNKMDRTGADFLKVCGQLRDRLGANAVPIQIPVGAEGDFQGVVDLVAMRARIYHDDLGQNFDDTEIPTDVQDVAEEYRAKLVEAVAETDDSLMEKYFEGQPLSSAEIAAALRKGTVQGTIVPVLCGSAFKNKGVQLLLDAVVDYLPSPIEVPPIQGHLPNGELGERPADDDAPLAALAFKIMADPYGRLTFVRVYSGVLKKGSYIYNATKDKKERISRLIVLKADDRIEVDELRAGDLGAAIGLRETFTGDTICDPAAPIVLESLFVPEPVISVAVEPKTKQDMDKLSKALQSLSEEDPTFRVSTNPETNQTVIAGMGELHLDILVDRMLREFKVEANIGAPQVAYRETIRKATRAEGKFIRQSGGKGQYGHVVVEVEPSEESSGFEFVSKIVGGTIPKEYVSPAEQGMKEACESGILAGYPVIDLKVTLVDGSYHDVDSSEMAFKIAGSMAMKEAVMQASPVLLEPIMKVEVEVPENFLGDVMGDLNSRRGQIEGMGTEVDVAKVTAHVPLAEMFGYATDIRSKTQGRGIFSMEFSHYGEVPRNVAEAIISKNTGNA from the coding sequence GTGGTACGGACAACGCCCCTAGAGCGGGTTAGAAATATTGGGATTGCGGCCCACATTGACGCTGGCAAAACCACCACCACAGAGCGCATCCTGTTCTACTCAGGCATGGTGCACAAAATTGGTGAGGTTCACGAGGGTACTGCCGTCACCGACTGGATGGAGCAGGAGCGGGAACGCGGAATCACCATCACGGCTGCGGCTATTACCACTAGCTGGCGCGACCACCAAATCAATATTATCGATACCCCTGGTCACGTCGACTTCACCATTGAGGTCGAGCGCTCTATGCGCGTTTTGGACGGGGTGATTGCTGTATTTGATTCGGTGGGAGGGGTACAACCTCAATCAGAAACCGTTTGGCGTCAAGCCAATCGCTATAGCGTTCCTCGCATTGCCTTTGTCAATAAGATGGACCGCACTGGGGCCGATTTCTTGAAAGTCTGCGGTCAGCTGCGCGATCGCTTGGGGGCAAATGCCGTACCAATTCAAATTCCCGTTGGGGCTGAGGGCGACTTCCAGGGCGTTGTTGACCTAGTTGCCATGCGTGCCCGCATCTATCACGACGATCTAGGTCAAAACTTCGACGACACAGAGATACCGACTGATGTCCAGGATGTGGCGGAGGAGTATCGAGCCAAGCTGGTTGAAGCAGTGGCTGAGACCGACGATTCCCTGATGGAAAAATACTTTGAAGGGCAACCGCTCTCTTCAGCCGAAATCGCTGCTGCCTTGCGTAAAGGAACAGTTCAGGGCACTATCGTACCGGTTCTGTGTGGCTCTGCCTTTAAAAACAAAGGGGTGCAGTTGCTGTTAGATGCGGTTGTGGATTATCTACCTTCTCCTATTGAGGTGCCGCCGATTCAAGGGCATTTGCCCAATGGCGAGCTAGGCGAGCGACCTGCCGATGACGACGCTCCTCTAGCTGCCCTAGCGTTTAAGATCATGGCCGATCCCTACGGAAGGCTCACTTTTGTGCGGGTCTACTCTGGGGTGCTCAAGAAGGGTAGCTATATCTACAACGCCACTAAAGACAAAAAAGAGCGGATTTCTCGCCTTATTGTGTTGAAAGCTGACGATCGCATTGAGGTCGACGAATTACGAGCTGGGGATCTGGGGGCTGCCATTGGCCTCAGAGAAACCTTTACTGGTGACACCATCTGCGATCCTGCGGCTCCAATCGTGCTTGAATCGCTCTTCGTGCCCGAGCCGGTGATCTCCGTGGCGGTAGAGCCTAAAACCAAGCAGGATATGGACAAGCTGTCCAAGGCTCTGCAATCTCTATCTGAGGAAGACCCCACCTTCCGAGTCAGCACTAATCCAGAGACTAACCAGACCGTGATCGCCGGTATGGGGGAGCTTCACCTCGATATTCTGGTTGACCGTATGCTGCGCGAGTTTAAGGTAGAGGCCAACATCGGCGCTCCTCAAGTGGCCTATCGGGAAACCATTCGTAAAGCTACGAGAGCCGAAGGCAAATTTATTCGCCAGAGCGGCGGTAAAGGCCAGTATGGTCACGTAGTAGTCGAGGTAGAACCCTCTGAAGAAAGTAGCGGTTTCGAGTTTGTGTCTAAGATTGTTGGAGGGACAATTCCTAAAGAATATGTTTCCCCAGCTGAACAGGGCATGAAAGAGGCCTGCGAATCTGGTATCCTAGCTGGGTACCCCGTAATTGATTTAAAGGTTACTCTGGTCGATGGGTCTTACCACGATGTAGACTCATCAGAGATGGCCTTTAAAATTGCCGGGTCAATGGCGATGAAGGAAGCCGTCATGCAGGCGTCTCCCGTCCTTCTAGAGCCGATCATGAAGGTCGAGGTTGAAGTTCCAGAAAATTTTCTGGGTGACGTCATGGGAGATTTAAACTCCCGCCGTGGCCAGATCGAGGGTATGGGAACAGAGGTTGACGTTGCAAAGGTTACAGCCCATGTTCCCCTAGCTGAGATGTTTGGTTATGCTACCGACATCCGCTCTAAAACGCAGGGTCGGGGCATTTTTTCGATGGAGTTTAGCCACTATGGTGAGGTTCCTCGGAACGTGGCTGAGGCCATTATCTCTAAAAACACTGGGAACGCTTAG
- the rpsG gene encoding 30S ribosomal protein S7, which produces MSRRTVIQKRPIPPDSVYNSRLITMMSRRLMTSGKKSLADKIIYNSFTIIKERSGGDPLDVFERAVRNASPLVEVKARRVGGATYQVPMEVRSERSVALALRWLTQFARQRPGKSMAIRLANELMDAANETGGAVRKREETHRMAEANKAFAHYRY; this is translated from the coding sequence ATGTCTCGCCGTACCGTTATCCAAAAGCGCCCAATTCCACCCGATTCTGTCTACAACAGCCGGCTCATTACTATGATGAGCCGTCGCCTCATGACCAGTGGCAAAAAGTCTTTGGCTGACAAAATCATCTATAACTCCTTCACAATTATTAAGGAGCGTAGTGGTGGCGATCCCTTGGATGTCTTTGAACGGGCGGTGCGTAATGCTTCTCCTCTGGTTGAGGTAAAGGCCCGCCGAGTGGGGGGTGCTACCTACCAAGTGCCTATGGAAGTTCGCTCCGAGCGTAGCGTTGCCTTGGCATTGCGATGGTTGACCCAGTTCGCTCGTCAGCGCCCTGGTAAGTCGATGGCCATTAGGTTGGCTAATGAGCTGATGGATGCCGCCAATGAGACAGGTGGTGCAGTCCGCAAGCGTGAAGAAACTCACCGGATGGCAGAAGCGAACAAGGCCTTTGCTCACTACCGGTATTAA
- the rpsL gene encoding 30S ribosomal protein S12, which produces MPTIQQLIRSERQKADKKTKSPALKSCPQRRGVCTRVYTTTPKKPNSALRKVARVRLTSGFEVTAYIPGIGHNLQEHSVVMIRGGRVKDLPGVRYHIIRGTLDTAGVKDRRQGRSKYGAKRPKA; this is translated from the coding sequence ATGCCCACGATTCAGCAACTCATTCGGAGTGAGCGCCAAAAAGCCGACAAAAAAACCAAATCCCCTGCTCTAAAGAGCTGTCCGCAGCGTCGGGGGGTTTGTACCCGTGTCTATACCACAACTCCTAAGAAGCCCAACTCGGCTCTGCGGAAGGTGGCTAGGGTGCGCTTGACCTCCGGATTTGAGGTCACTGCCTACATTCCCGGCATTGGTCACAACCTGCAAGAACACTCCGTAGTCATGATTCGTGGCGGCCGGGTCAAAGACCTTCCCGGTGTTCGCTACCACATCATTCGTGGCACCCTTGACACCGCTGGCGTAAAAGACCGTCGCCAGGGCCGTTCTAAGTATGGCGCCAAGCGTCCTAAAGCCTAA
- a CDS encoding HesB/IscA family protein has protein sequence MVQIRPAAAQELKRLLHRHTAHTRSASQIYLTLEPGGCADWTYQLTSNITPQRPLATLTCGEISLAVPVDQVELIEDLTIDYAEDLMGGGFRFTNPLAQRTCGCGNAFALSADTPVTQDCTAAHLPTP, from the coding sequence ATGGTTCAAATTCGTCCCGCCGCTGCTCAAGAACTCAAACGACTGCTGCATCGGCATACTGCCCACACCAGATCTGCGTCTCAGATCTATCTCACCCTCGAGCCGGGTGGCTGTGCCGATTGGACCTACCAACTAACCTCAAATATTACGCCTCAGAGGCCGCTAGCAACACTGACCTGCGGTGAGATCAGCCTGGCAGTGCCTGTCGATCAGGTGGAGTTAATCGAAGACCTCACCATCGACTACGCCGAAGATTTGATGGGCGGCGGGTTTCGCTTTACGAACCCGCTGGCCCAGCGCACCTGCGGCTGCGGCAATGCCTTCGCTTTGAGCGCTGATACCCCAGTTACTCAAGACTGCACTGCCGCACATTTGCCAACGCCATAA
- a CDS encoding cupin domain-containing protein has product MPKLQESIQPTALALATSNGKEIAETGLRPWGSYTVLEEGRGYKIKRIEVKPGHRLSLQMHHHRSEHWIVVSGTAKVVCGENEILLSTNQSTYVPPCTQHRLENVGVIPLVLIEVQNGEYLGEDDIVRFQDDYSRAENI; this is encoded by the coding sequence ATGCCAAAACTACAAGAGTCGATTCAGCCCACCGCGTTGGCCCTGGCCACCAGCAACGGCAAAGAAATTGCTGAAACAGGGTTGCGCCCCTGGGGTTCTTATACAGTGCTCGAAGAGGGCCGAGGCTACAAAATTAAGCGTATTGAAGTCAAGCCTGGGCATCGCCTGAGCCTACAGATGCATCACCATCGCAGTGAGCACTGGATTGTGGTGTCCGGCACTGCCAAAGTGGTTTGCGGCGAAAACGAGATTCTTCTGTCTACCAACCAATCTACCTACGTACCGCCCTGCACCCAGCACCGTCTAGAGAATGTAGGCGTTATTCCCCTGGTGCTGATTGAAGTCCAAAATGGCGAGTACCTAGGCGAAGACGACATTGTTCGCTTTCAAGACGACTATTCTCGGGCCGAAAATATCTAA
- a CDS encoding phosphodiester glycosidase family protein → MVKWPALTLLLFHFRLKHRWVVGGWVGWLGLSVVAAIAPAPILAVPPASPPAETVIADAAVNPAAQGQTLTINGSPVAVPWMMVNGQIGLADYGLTAYLGATLLNNSDPSRQPVQWFSAPGSSVELSAWVQGGYRFLDIMPLAARYGWQVQPQGGTLQITTAPAQVIALRRVTQPGGERLIVELSGPVPAALADSADALTLTLGATADSRVVGDAIAAPAGSYLGSLTVSPTNGGIRLQASTSYPPRLVTQANPNQIVIDIRADNLQPHSIAWAPGVRWQQRYVSVAGRPFPVYYLQIDPTQTSLRPIWTDPTTAAGTAPLTTIAQRWQAAAAINAGFFNRNNQYPLGAVRANNTWISGPILSRGVVGWNDQGQVRMERLALQQTLTTASGQSYPVLAINSGYVQAGIGLYTPAWGATYRPVIESETVVTVVDDVVTAQQPAATIAPGGLPIPPNGYLLALRSYATAAQALPPGQRVTIASDLLPATMAPFPNLIGGGPLLIRDRALVLDAKLEQFGTAFSTQAAPRSAIGLTATGEILLVAVHNSPQGSGPTLDQLAQIMLQLGSTNALNLDGGSSASLYLGGRLINRSPRTAARVNNGIGLFFP, encoded by the coding sequence ATGGTTAAATGGCCAGCCTTGACGCTATTACTCTTTCACTTTCGCCTGAAACACCGCTGGGTCGTGGGAGGCTGGGTTGGCTGGTTGGGGCTAAGTGTTGTAGCTGCGATCGCCCCTGCTCCCATTCTAGCTGTCCCCCCTGCCTCGCCACCTGCTGAAACAGTCATAGCCGATGCAGCTGTAAACCCTGCCGCCCAAGGCCAAACTCTGACCATTAATGGCAGTCCCGTCGCCGTTCCCTGGATGATGGTCAATGGTCAAATTGGCTTAGCCGACTACGGCTTGACTGCGTACCTAGGGGCTACCCTCCTCAACAATAGTGATCCCAGTCGACAGCCTGTACAGTGGTTCTCTGCGCCTGGTAGCTCCGTGGAACTCTCCGCCTGGGTTCAGGGCGGCTATAGGTTTCTTGACATCATGCCTCTAGCTGCCCGATATGGCTGGCAGGTGCAGCCCCAGGGGGGCACGTTGCAAATTACCACTGCTCCGGCCCAAGTGATAGCGTTGCGTCGCGTTACTCAACCCGGCGGTGAGCGCTTAATCGTAGAGTTGTCAGGCCCAGTGCCCGCTGCCCTAGCCGATAGTGCCGATGCCCTAACCCTCACTCTAGGGGCTACCGCCGATAGTCGAGTAGTTGGGGATGCGATCGCCGCCCCCGCCGGATCTTATTTGGGATCGCTCACCGTTTCTCCCACAAATGGAGGTATTCGCCTCCAGGCTAGTACCAGTTACCCACCCCGACTGGTTACCCAAGCCAATCCTAACCAGATCGTGATCGACATTCGTGCCGACAATCTCCAACCCCACAGCATTGCTTGGGCCCCTGGAGTGCGCTGGCAGCAGCGGTACGTCTCTGTAGCCGGTCGGCCGTTTCCCGTCTATTACTTACAAATCGACCCTACCCAAACCAGCCTGCGCCCCATTTGGACTGACCCCACTACGGCGGCGGGCACTGCCCCGTTGACGACCATTGCCCAACGGTGGCAAGCGGCCGCTGCCATCAACGCCGGGTTCTTCAATCGCAATAACCAATATCCCCTCGGGGCTGTACGGGCCAACAACACCTGGATCTCAGGCCCTATTCTCAGCCGTGGTGTCGTGGGGTGGAACGATCAGGGTCAGGTGCGCATGGAGCGCCTTGCTTTGCAGCAGACCCTTACCACCGCCAGCGGTCAGAGCTATCCAGTACTGGCGATCAACAGCGGCTATGTGCAGGCAGGCATCGGCCTCTATACCCCTGCATGGGGGGCAACCTACCGCCCTGTGATTGAAAGTGAAACGGTGGTTACGGTGGTGGATGACGTGGTTACGGCCCAGCAGCCTGCGGCCACTATTGCCCCTGGAGGACTTCCAATCCCTCCCAATGGCTATCTGCTGGCCCTGCGCTCCTACGCTACCGCTGCCCAAGCCCTGCCACCGGGGCAGCGGGTTACCATCGCCTCTGATCTCCTACCCGCGACGATGGCTCCCTTTCCTAACTTGATTGGCGGTGGACCGTTGCTGATTCGCGATCGCGCCCTCGTCCTCGATGCCAAGTTAGAGCAGTTCGGCACAGCTTTTAGCACCCAGGCTGCTCCTCGCAGCGCCATTGGCCTCACCGCCACCGGCGAAATTCTGCTAGTAGCCGTTCACAATAGCCCTCAAGGTTCAGGCCCCACCCTCGATCAGCTGGCTCAAATCATGCTTCAGTTGGGCAGCACCAACGCCCTTAATTTAGACGGCGGTAGCTCCGCCAGTCTTTATCTAGGCGGTCGGCTGATCAATCGTTCTCCCCGCACGGCAGCTAGGGTCAATAACGGCATCGGCTTGTTTTTCCCGTAG